The proteins below are encoded in one region of Aphelocoma coerulescens isolate FSJ_1873_10779 chromosome 4, UR_Acoe_1.0, whole genome shotgun sequence:
- the CLDN23 gene encoding claudin-23 — protein sequence MRTPAAMIVGLVLCPCGLLLTLTGTLSPKWRQVSHVPDQAMDVVWEQGIWDICREQQSTHDRLCGQADELGYFEQVPVRVAQGLMPSSLVLTLVGLVVAALGVRCWQPEPRHLVAGVAGLVLLLSGLMSLVPSSWYTQELWALPAAPGSTLSVGYSLVLSYLGSCLEILGGLALTLSFHHCCKERRAPKLPPSPVTEAGQCSSRAYSNPWDVLEDERDGQHWRSNPPCDSDL from the coding sequence ATGCGGACGCCGGCGGCGATGATCGTGGGGCTGGTGCTGTGCCCCTGCGGGCTCCTGCTGACACTCACGGGCACGCTTTCACCCAAGTGGAGGCAGGTGAGCCACGTACCTGACCAGGCCATGGACGTCGTCTGGGAGCAGGGCATCTGGGACAtatgcagggagcagcagagcaccCATGACCGCCTCTGCGGGCAGGCTGACGAGCTGGGCTACTTTGAGCAGGTGCCCGTGCGGGTGGCCCAAGGGCTGATGCCCTCCTCGCTGGTGCTCACCCTGGTGGGCTTGGTGGTGGCTGCCCTGGGTGTTCGCTGCTGGCAGCCGGAGCCCCGGCACCTGGTGGCCGGCGtggcagggctggtgctgctcctctctgggctgATGAGCCTAGTGCCCAGCTCCTGGTACACCCAGGAGCTGTGGGCACTGCCCGCAGCGCCTGGCAGCACGCTGAGCGTAGGCTACAGCTTGGTACTGAGCTACTTGGGAAGCTGCCTGGAGATCTTGGGGGGGCTGGCTCTCACCCTCAGCTTCCATCACTGCTGCAAGGAGCGCAGAGCCCCCAAATTGCCCCCCAGCCCTGTGACAGAGGCTGGGCAGTGCTCCAGTAGAGCTTACAGCAATCCCTGGGACGTGCTGGAGGATGAGCGAGATGGACAGCACTGGAGGAGCAACCCACCTTGTGACTCTGACTTGTAG